The proteins below are encoded in one region of Metabacillus dongyingensis:
- the rph gene encoding ribonuclease PH, with translation MRHDGRKQDELRRVEILTDYVKHPEGSVLISVGDTKVICNASIEDRVPPFMRGEGKGWITAEYSMLPRATEQRTIRESSKGKITGRTMEIQRLIGRALRAVVDLEKLGERTIWIDCDVIQADGGTRTASITGAFVAMTLALGKLMSQKKLSTLPITDFLAATSVGMDSKLGEILDLNYIEDSSAEVDMNVIMTSSGKFVELQGTGEEATFSREELNELLDLAEKGINSLISIQMEALGDLALKIIDQKDGKG, from the coding sequence ATGAGACATGATGGACGTAAACAAGATGAATTAAGACGAGTTGAAATTCTGACAGATTATGTGAAGCACCCTGAAGGTTCGGTGTTAATCAGTGTTGGCGATACAAAGGTGATTTGCAATGCAAGCATTGAGGATCGCGTGCCGCCATTTATGCGGGGAGAAGGTAAAGGATGGATCACAGCGGAATATTCAATGCTGCCGCGTGCTACCGAACAGCGGACGATCAGAGAATCGTCCAAAGGTAAAATTACTGGCCGGACAATGGAAATTCAGCGCTTGATCGGACGAGCTCTGCGTGCGGTTGTTGATCTTGAAAAGTTAGGGGAACGAACAATCTGGATTGATTGTGATGTGATCCAGGCAGATGGCGGGACCCGAACAGCTTCCATCACCGGAGCTTTTGTCGCTATGACATTAGCACTTGGAAAGCTGATGTCCCAAAAGAAATTAAGCACGCTGCCAATCACGGATTTCCTGGCTGCGACATCAGTCGGAATGGATTCAAAGCTTGGAGAGATCTTAGATTTAAACTATATTGAGGATTCATCAGCAGAAGTGGATATGAATGTCATCATGACGTCTTCAGGAAAATTCGTTGAGCTTCAGGGAACTGGAGAAGAAGCGACTTTTTCAAGAGAAGAACTGAATGAATTGCTTGATTTAGCTGAAAAAGGAATAAACTCGTTAATTTCTATTCAAATGGAGGCCCTTGGAGATTTAGCTCTAAAAATCATCGATCAAAAAGATGGAAAGGGATGA
- a CDS encoding MarR family winged helix-turn-helix transcriptional regulator has translation MTVHNDVLSDKMVADMEKSLRHISVMVKQKGREILNQFPITPPQFVALQWLSEHGDMTVGELSNKMYLACSTTTDLVDRMEKNKLVVRIKDPNDRRVVRVHLLEEGQRIIEEVIQKRQQYLKNVIKNYDMQEIIQLESSLMKLHLEMREE, from the coding sequence ATGACAGTTCATAATGATGTATTAAGTGATAAAATGGTAGCTGATATGGAGAAATCCCTTAGGCATATTTCTGTTATGGTCAAACAGAAGGGCAGGGAGATTCTTAATCAATTTCCGATTACACCGCCTCAATTCGTAGCGCTGCAATGGCTTTCAGAACATGGAGACATGACAGTCGGTGAATTATCTAATAAAATGTACCTTGCATGCAGCACCACAACAGATCTTGTTGACCGAATGGAGAAAAACAAACTGGTAGTAAGGATTAAAGACCCAAATGACCGAAGAGTTGTGAGGGTGCATCTTCTTGAAGAAGGGCAGCGCATCATTGAAGAAGTTATACAAAAGCGTCAACAATACTTAAAGAATGTAATCAAAAATTATGATATGCAGGAAATTATCCAGCTTGAAAGCTCATTAATGAAATTACATCTAGAAATGAGAGAAGAATGA
- the ilvN gene encoding acetolactate synthase small subunit, which translates to MKRILTLTVNNRSGVLNRITGLFTKRHYNIESITVGHAEIEGISRMTFVIHVEDEKEVEQITKQLNKQIDVLKVQDITNQSIVARELALIKVIAPPATRMEVQGVIEPFRATVIDVSRDSVVVQVTGEAEKIEAIIDLLRPYGIKEIARTGTTAFTRGTQRSANSAKTYSIV; encoded by the coding sequence GTGAAGCGAATTCTTACGCTTACAGTCAACAATCGCTCAGGGGTCCTTAACAGGATTACCGGTTTATTTACAAAAAGACATTACAATATTGAAAGCATCACAGTCGGGCATGCAGAAATTGAAGGAATCTCAAGAATGACCTTTGTCATTCACGTTGAAGACGAAAAGGAAGTTGAACAGATTACAAAACAGCTGAATAAACAGATTGATGTTTTAAAAGTGCAGGATATAACAAATCAATCGATTGTCGCCAGAGAGCTCGCCCTCATAAAAGTAATCGCACCTCCAGCGACAAGAATGGAAGTTCAGGGTGTGATTGAGCCTTTCAGGGCAACAGTTATTGATGTAAGCCGTGACAGTGTAGTTGTTCAGGTTACTGGCGAAGCAGAAAAAATTGAAGCAATCATTGATCTATTAAGGCCTTATGGCATCAAAGAAATTGCCAGAACCGGCACAACTGCTTTCACTAGAGGAACACAGCGTTCTGCAAATAGCGCTAAAACATATTCAATCGTCTAA
- a CDS encoding GerMN domain-containing protein, producing the protein MSQNRNMKIAATVVTSTLLLSGCGLFGGEKAKEIDPPQDVSYVEDADKGNEETLKEEKTTAEGKKGEESAQTYSRQLYLIDSNGLVVAQTFDLPKEEGVAKQVLEYLVEGGPVSNILPDGFRAVIPQDTQVAVNVKDGTAIVDFSKEFKNYQAEDELKILQSITWTLTQFDSVKTVKIMINGHEQNEMPVGGTPISSELSRADGINLDTAGVMDITNTKPLTVYYTAQHNDQTYYVPVTTRVSNDEEDPIAAVVKKLTEEPSISRALLTDLEQDVKLLEEPKLEDGTVTLNFNESIYGSADGDEKMVSTHVLNSLVLSLTEQPGIENVVLTVDGKAELVNEEGKKITEPVSRPVNVNTGSF; encoded by the coding sequence ATGTCTCAAAATAGAAACATGAAGATTGCTGCTACTGTTGTAACATCGACGCTGCTCTTGTCAGGATGCGGATTATTCGGCGGGGAAAAAGCAAAGGAAATTGATCCTCCCCAAGATGTTTCATATGTTGAAGATGCTGATAAAGGGAATGAAGAAACTTTGAAAGAAGAAAAAACAACAGCAGAAGGTAAAAAAGGTGAAGAGTCGGCTCAAACCTATTCCAGGCAGTTATATTTGATTGACAGCAACGGGCTTGTTGTTGCCCAGACATTTGATTTGCCTAAGGAAGAAGGCGTAGCCAAACAAGTGCTTGAATACCTTGTAGAGGGCGGGCCTGTCAGCAATATCCTTCCTGATGGCTTCAGAGCCGTTATCCCGCAGGATACTCAAGTTGCTGTGAATGTAAAAGATGGTACAGCCATCGTAGATTTCTCTAAAGAGTTTAAAAACTATCAAGCTGAAGATGAATTGAAAATTCTTCAGTCGATTACATGGACATTGACACAGTTCGATTCTGTGAAAACAGTCAAAATTATGATTAACGGTCATGAACAAAATGAAATGCCTGTCGGAGGCACTCCGATCAGCAGCGAGCTGAGCCGTGCTGACGGCATTAATCTTGATACAGCGGGCGTAATGGACATTACGAATACAAAACCTCTGACGGTCTACTATACAGCTCAGCATAATGATCAGACATACTATGTACCTGTTACAACCCGAGTCAGCAATGACGAAGAGGATCCAATTGCAGCAGTGGTGAAAAAATTAACTGAGGAACCTTCCATCTCACGTGCATTGTTAACCGATTTGGAGCAGGATGTAAAGCTGCTTGAAGAGCCTAAGCTTGAAGATGGCACTGTAACCCTTAATTTTAACGAATCTATCTATGGAAGTGCAGATGGAGACGAAAAAATGGTTTCGACACATGTTCTGAATTCTCTTGTTTTATCACTGACAGAACAGCCTGGAATTGAAAATGTCGTTTTGACCGTTGATGGGAAAGCAGAGCTTGTTAATGAAGAAGGCAAAAAGATTACAGAACCTGTCTCCCGTCCAGTCAATGTGAACACAGGTAGTTTTTAA
- the ilvC gene encoding ketol-acid reductoisomerase → MVKVYYNGDVKEEVLAGKKVAVIGYGSQGHAHALNLKDSGIDVVVGVRKGNSFNKAASDGVEVTTVKEAAAQADVVMVLLPDEQQQKVYEAEIKDQLQPGNALVFAHGFNVHFNQIVPPEFVDVFLVAPKGPGHLVRRTFEDGAGVPALFAVHQDVTGEAKDLALAYAKAIGGARAGVLETTFKEETETDLFGEQAVLCGGLTSLVKAGFETLVEAGYQPELAYFECLHELKLIVDLMYEDGMAGMRYSISDTAQWGDFVSGPRVVDERVKESMKEVLHDIQSGKFAKDWIIENQVNRPQFNAINNRENEHQIEVVGRKLREMMPFVKPKRKEVVASAKN, encoded by the coding sequence ATGGTAAAAGTATATTATAACGGTGATGTTAAAGAGGAAGTATTAGCAGGTAAAAAGGTTGCAGTGATCGGTTACGGCTCACAGGGGCATGCTCATGCACTGAACTTGAAAGACAGCGGAATTGATGTAGTAGTCGGCGTTCGCAAAGGAAATTCATTTAACAAGGCTGCTTCAGACGGAGTAGAAGTTACAACGGTTAAAGAAGCAGCAGCTCAAGCAGATGTAGTGATGGTGCTCTTGCCTGACGAACAGCAGCAAAAAGTATATGAAGCAGAAATCAAAGACCAGCTGCAGCCAGGAAATGCATTAGTATTTGCACACGGATTTAACGTTCACTTTAATCAGATTGTTCCCCCTGAATTTGTAGACGTATTTTTAGTTGCTCCTAAAGGTCCGGGACATCTTGTCAGAAGAACGTTTGAGGACGGTGCCGGTGTTCCTGCATTATTCGCAGTCCATCAGGATGTAACAGGCGAGGCAAAGGATCTTGCATTAGCCTATGCAAAAGCAATCGGAGGAGCTCGAGCAGGAGTGCTTGAAACTACCTTTAAAGAAGAGACGGAAACAGACCTTTTCGGAGAGCAGGCAGTTTTATGCGGAGGATTAACATCTCTTGTAAAAGCTGGATTTGAAACATTAGTAGAAGCGGGATACCAGCCAGAGCTTGCATACTTTGAGTGTCTGCACGAGCTGAAGCTGATTGTTGACCTTATGTATGAAGATGGAATGGCGGGAATGAGATATTCAATTTCAGATACAGCACAATGGGGAGACTTCGTATCTGGACCAAGAGTTGTAGATGAAAGAGTAAAAGAATCAATGAAGGAAGTCTTGCATGATATTCAATCCGGTAAATTTGCAAAAGACTGGATCATTGAAAACCAAGTCAATCGTCCTCAGTTCAACGCAATCAACAATCGTGAAAATGAACATCAAATTGAGGTAGTGGGGAGAAAGCTTCGTGAAATGATGCCATTTGTTAAGCCAAAACGGAAAGAAGTGGTCGCAAGTGCGAAAAATTAA
- a CDS encoding acyl-CoA thioesterase, whose translation MKQISYIQLPFQEWIDSFSFYYPIKVRFSETDMFGHMNNTAPISYFEEARIDYFKHSGLMENWLKKDGELIPVVADIHCDYVKQVFFDEKIRLYVKVASIGNSSMDLHYCAVNEKNEVCFTGRGTVVQISKYNGKSVPFLEVEKKILTQSAIFAT comes from the coding sequence ATGAAACAAATATCTTACATACAGCTGCCTTTCCAGGAATGGATAGATTCTTTTTCTTTTTACTATCCGATAAAAGTACGTTTTTCCGAAACAGATATGTTTGGACATATGAACAATACGGCTCCAATTTCATATTTTGAAGAAGCCCGCATTGATTACTTTAAGCACTCAGGACTTATGGAAAACTGGCTGAAAAAAGACGGGGAGCTGATTCCTGTCGTTGCAGATATTCATTGTGATTACGTGAAACAGGTCTTTTTTGATGAGAAAATCCGCCTTTATGTAAAAGTGGCATCAATCGGAAATTCATCGATGGATCTGCATTATTGTGCTGTGAATGAAAAAAATGAAGTTTGCTTTACAGGACGAGGCACCGTTGTGCAAATATCTAAATACAATGGAAAAAGTGTACCGTTTCTGGAAGTGGAGAAAAAGATCCTTACTCAGTCTGCCATATTTGCCACTTGA
- the ilvE gene encoding branched-chain-amino-acid transaminase: MGDQWIFLNNEFVKKEDAKISVYDHGFLYGDGIFEGIRVYSGNIFRLNEHMKRLYESARSILLNMPYTQEEMTDLTVKTVEKNGLDDAYIRLVVSRGVGDLGLDPYKCKQANVVIIVEPLSIFPKHLYETGIDIVTVPTRRNRPDVLSPKVKSLNYLNNVLVKIEAHLANVSEALMLNDQGYVAEGSADNVFIYKNKRLLTPPGYLGALEGVTRNVIIEIAEELGYDVREEPFTRHDVYTADEVFLTGTAAEVIAVVKVDGREIGDGQPGEHTNRLLECFREKVITDGVKVKGSSSSLSVS, encoded by the coding sequence ATGGGTGACCAATGGATTTTTCTGAATAATGAATTTGTAAAAAAAGAAGATGCGAAAATTTCGGTGTATGATCACGGATTCCTTTACGGAGATGGTATTTTCGAAGGAATCAGAGTATACAGCGGCAACATCTTCAGATTAAATGAGCACATGAAGAGATTGTATGAGTCAGCGAGATCCATATTACTCAACATGCCTTATACGCAAGAGGAAATGACGGATTTAACGGTAAAGACCGTTGAGAAAAACGGTTTAGATGACGCTTATATCAGACTTGTTGTCTCAAGAGGAGTCGGTGATCTTGGGCTTGATCCATATAAATGCAAGCAAGCAAATGTTGTCATTATTGTAGAACCCCTGTCAATCTTCCCTAAACATCTGTATGAAACAGGAATTGATATTGTGACAGTTCCTACAAGGCGGAATAGACCGGACGTCTTAAGTCCTAAAGTAAAATCATTGAACTATCTTAACAACGTGCTTGTAAAAATTGAAGCACATCTCGCAAATGTAAGCGAAGCGCTGATGCTGAATGATCAAGGCTACGTCGCAGAGGGATCTGCTGATAACGTCTTTATCTATAAAAACAAAAGACTTCTTACCCCGCCTGGTTACTTGGGAGCACTCGAAGGAGTCACCCGAAATGTCATCATCGAAATAGCTGAAGAACTTGGCTACGATGTGCGTGAAGAACCTTTCACAAGACATGATGTTTATACAGCGGATGAAGTTTTCCTGACTGGAACTGCCGCTGAAGTCATTGCTGTAGTAAAGGTAGACGGCAGGGAAATTGGTGATGGGCAGCCTGGAGAGCATACGAATCGTCTGCTCGAGTGTTTCAGAGAAAAAGTAATCACAGATGGTGTAAAAGTAAAAGGAAGCAGTTCAAGCCTGAGTGTAAGCTAA
- the ilvB gene encoding acetolactate synthase large subunit → MSMKVQLDANSAKCTKTMSGAMMMIEALKREKVEMIFGYPGGAVLPIYDKLYNSGMYHILTRHEQGGIHAAEGYARVSGKPGVVIATSGPGATNLITGLTDAMIDSLPLVVFTGQVASSVIGTDAFQEADVIGITMPITKHNYQVRDVNDFPRIIKEAFHIATTGRPGPVLIDVPKDIAVAEGIFNYDTPVHLPGYQPKTEPNYLQIRKLVEAVSSAKKPVILAGAGVLHAKGSELLKEYAEQQHIPVANTLLGLGSFPADHPLFLGMAGMHGTYTANMALYECDLLISVGARFDDRVTGNLNHFAKNATIAHIDIDPAEIGKVVETKIPVVGDAKLVLENLIHQNGKRSQHDEWYTALQNNKKSLPLWYKKSDEELKPQHMIELIHEWTNGEAIITTDVGQHQMWAAQYYRLQQPNRWVTSGGLGTMGFGLPAAIGAQLAEKDANVIAILGDGGFQMTLQELSVIHELNLPVKVILLNNGVLGMVRQWQEIFYEERYSQSVFQSQPDFVKLAEAYGMKGLKIQTEEDFPAFKQALLSNEPVLFNVNVSQMENVYPMIAPGKGLHEMVGVKP, encoded by the coding sequence ATGAGTATGAAGGTACAATTGGATGCAAATTCTGCCAAGTGTACGAAAACGATGTCCGGGGCCATGATGATGATTGAAGCTTTAAAACGGGAGAAAGTAGAGATGATTTTTGGTTATCCGGGAGGGGCTGTTCTTCCAATCTATGACAAACTCTATAACTCTGGCATGTATCACATTTTAACAAGGCATGAGCAAGGCGGAATTCATGCAGCTGAGGGCTATGCGAGAGTTTCAGGCAAACCTGGAGTCGTCATTGCAACCTCAGGGCCAGGCGCAACGAACCTGATTACTGGACTTACGGATGCTATGATTGATTCCCTGCCGCTGGTTGTATTTACAGGTCAGGTTGCATCTTCCGTCATTGGAACAGATGCTTTCCAGGAAGCGGATGTAATTGGAATCACAATGCCGATTACTAAGCATAATTATCAAGTCCGGGATGTAAATGATTTTCCGCGCATCATCAAGGAAGCTTTTCATATCGCAACAACAGGAAGACCCGGTCCGGTACTCATCGATGTTCCAAAGGATATCGCAGTAGCGGAAGGGATTTTCAACTACGACACTCCCGTTCATCTTCCGGGATACCAGCCAAAAACGGAACCGAATTATCTTCAAATCAGAAAGCTTGTCGAAGCAGTCAGCAGTGCTAAAAAGCCGGTCATTTTAGCCGGAGCAGGAGTGCTTCATGCTAAAGGAAGCGAGCTGCTGAAAGAATACGCCGAACAGCAGCACATACCAGTCGCAAACACACTGCTTGGTCTGGGAAGTTTTCCTGCAGATCATCCTCTCTTTCTCGGAATGGCCGGAATGCACGGTACATATACCGCAAACATGGCGTTATATGAATGTGATTTATTAATCAGTGTCGGTGCACGGTTTGATGACAGGGTAACAGGGAACTTAAATCATTTTGCCAAAAATGCAACGATTGCCCATATTGATATCGATCCTGCTGAAATCGGCAAAGTGGTTGAAACCAAAATTCCAGTTGTTGGCGATGCAAAGCTTGTTCTTGAAAATCTCATTCATCAAAACGGCAAACGAAGCCAGCATGATGAATGGTATACAGCCTTACAGAATAATAAAAAGTCCTTGCCATTATGGTACAAAAAATCAGATGAAGAGCTTAAACCTCAGCATATGATTGAACTCATTCATGAATGGACAAATGGTGAGGCGATTATTACTACAGATGTCGGTCAGCATCAAATGTGGGCAGCGCAGTACTACCGCCTGCAGCAGCCGAATCGCTGGGTTACATCCGGGGGGCTCGGCACAATGGGATTCGGATTGCCGGCAGCTATTGGAGCCCAGCTTGCTGAAAAGGATGCTAATGTTATCGCAATCCTTGGAGACGGCGGTTTCCAAATGACTCTTCAGGAACTATCTGTTATCCACGAACTTAATTTGCCGGTTAAAGTGATTTTACTGAACAACGGAGTGCTTGGAATGGTCAGACAGTGGCAGGAAATCTTCTATGAAGAAAGATATTCGCAATCTGTTTTTCAATCGCAGCCTGATTTCGTGAAATTAGCGGAAGCATACGGAATGAAGGGACTGAAAATTCAGACTGAAGAAGATTTTCCGGCTTTCAAACAGGCTCTTTTATCGAATGAACCTGTTCTGTTTAACGTAAATGTAAGCCAGATGGAAAATGTATACCCGATGATTGCTCCAGGAAAAGGATTACATGAAATGGTGGGTGTTAAACCGTGA
- a CDS encoding metallophosphoesterase family protein: MKVLIISDSHGLTDELQEIRKRHEGETEAMFHCGDSELEADHPAMQGYASVRGNCDLEARFANEVIEDVEGYRFFVAHGHMHNVKSTLMNLKYSAAVHGAKIVCFGHSHMAGAEYVDDILFINPGSIRLPRMRTEKTYVILEIQNHSAQVTFFELDGSPVPGLSQRFELALS, from the coding sequence GTGAAAGTTTTAATAATCAGTGACAGCCATGGCTTAACGGATGAGCTTCAGGAGATCAGAAAACGCCATGAAGGGGAAACAGAAGCGATGTTTCATTGCGGGGATTCTGAACTTGAGGCAGATCATCCTGCCATGCAGGGGTATGCTTCTGTACGCGGAAACTGTGATTTAGAAGCAAGGTTTGCAAATGAAGTCATTGAAGATGTGGAAGGATATCGATTTTTTGTTGCTCATGGTCATATGCACAATGTAAAGTCGACACTTATGAATTTGAAGTACAGTGCTGCTGTGCATGGCGCGAAGATTGTCTGCTTTGGTCACTCGCATATGGCGGGAGCGGAATATGTCGATGATATCCTCTTTATTAACCCTGGCAGCATTAGACTTCCGCGGATGCGAACTGAAAAAACATATGTTATATTAGAAATACAAAATCATTCTGCACAAGTTACCTTTTTTGAGTTGGACGGATCTCCTGTACCCGGCCTCTCACAAAGGTTTGAGCTGGCTTTATCATGA
- the racE gene encoding glutamate racemase, translating into MNRAIGVIDSGVGGLTVAREIMRQLPNEDIIYLGDTARCPYGPRPLEEVRSFTWQMTNYLLSNHHIKMLVIACNTATAIALQEIQEELDIPVVGVVFPGARTAIKVTRNNHIGVIGTVNTVASRAYEKALKTIKKTVEVESLACPAFVPLVESGDYENDYAVSIVQESLFPLKDQPIDTLILGCTHYPVLKTLIEDYMGPKVKIISSGDETAREVSTILSYKDALNETQEENHHLFLTTGSQELFQRIASQLFEQPVENVKSITL; encoded by the coding sequence TTGAACAGAGCAATTGGCGTCATTGATTCCGGTGTCGGCGGACTGACCGTTGCACGCGAAATCATGAGGCAGTTACCAAACGAAGACATCATCTACTTAGGTGATACGGCAAGATGTCCATATGGACCGAGACCGCTGGAAGAGGTGCGTTCATTTACTTGGCAAATGACGAATTATCTCTTATCAAATCATCATATAAAAATGCTTGTGATAGCCTGCAATACGGCAACAGCGATTGCTTTGCAGGAAATCCAGGAAGAACTTGATATCCCCGTAGTAGGGGTCGTTTTCCCTGGGGCCAGAACAGCGATTAAAGTCACCAGAAATAATCATATCGGTGTAATCGGAACCGTTAATACAGTTGCAAGCCGTGCATATGAGAAGGCTCTTAAAACGATTAAGAAGACAGTTGAAGTTGAGAGCTTGGCATGTCCGGCATTTGTGCCGCTTGTGGAAAGCGGAGATTACGAAAATGATTATGCCGTATCCATCGTACAGGAATCTCTTTTTCCTTTAAAAGATCAGCCAATTGATACGCTGATCCTGGGATGTACACATTATCCGGTCTTAAAGACGTTAATTGAGGATTATATGGGTCCCAAGGTGAAGATTATCAGCTCGGGTGATGAAACAGCCCGTGAAGTCAGTACCATCCTGTCTTATAAAGATGCCTTAAATGAGACACAGGAAGAAAATCATCATTTATTTTTAACGACTGGATCACAGGAGCTTTTCCAGAGAATTGCTTCTCAATTGTTTGAGCAGCCAGTTGAAAATGTTAAATCCATTACCTTATAA
- the gerE gene encoding spore germination transcription factor GerE, with the protein MKEKEFQSKPLLTKREREVFELLVQDKTTKEIAGELFISEKTVRNHISNAMQKLGVKGRSQAVVELLRMGELEL; encoded by the coding sequence TTGAAAGAGAAAGAGTTTCAATCAAAGCCATTACTCACGAAAAGAGAGAGAGAAGTATTCGAATTATTAGTTCAAGACAAAACAACGAAAGAAATAGCGGGCGAGCTCTTTATTAGTGAAAAGACAGTTCGGAACCATATTTCCAATGCGATGCAAAAGCTTGGTGTTAAGGGGAGATCACAAGCTGTTGTTGAGCTCCTTCGTATGGGTGAACTTGAGCTCTAA
- the sdhB gene encoding succinate dehydrogenase iron-sulfur subunit — protein MNSEKKVVRFIITRQDQPGAAPYDETFEIPYRPNMNVISALMEIRRNPVNSQGKETTPITWDMNCLEEVCGACSMVINGKPRQSCTALVDQLEQPIRLQPMRTFPVVRDLQVDRSRMFDSLKKVKAWIPIDGTYDLGPGPRMPEKKRQWAYELSKCMTCGVCLEACPNVNSNSDFIGPAPLSQVRLFNAHPTGALNKAERLESIMGDGGLANCGNSQNCVQSCPKGIPLTTSIAALNRDTTFQAFRNFFGSDQV, from the coding sequence ATGAACAGTGAAAAGAAAGTAGTTCGTTTTATTATTACTCGCCAAGACCAGCCTGGAGCAGCCCCTTATGATGAAACGTTTGAGATTCCTTATCGTCCAAATATGAACGTGATTTCTGCTTTAATGGAGATCAGACGGAATCCAGTTAACTCACAAGGAAAAGAAACAACTCCGATTACTTGGGATATGAACTGTCTCGAAGAGGTGTGCGGAGCATGTTCTATGGTGATTAACGGCAAGCCGAGGCAGTCTTGTACAGCCCTTGTTGACCAGCTCGAGCAGCCAATTCGCCTCCAGCCGATGAGAACATTTCCTGTTGTCCGCGACCTTCAGGTTGACCGCAGCAGAATGTTTGATTCCCTGAAAAAAGTAAAGGCCTGGATTCCTATTGATGGAACCTATGACTTAGGCCCTGGCCCGCGTATGCCTGAGAAAAAACGTCAGTGGGCATATGAATTATCAAAATGCATGACTTGCGGTGTCTGCTTAGAGGCTTGTCCGAATGTAAACAGCAATTCAGATTTCATCGGCCCTGCTCCGCTTTCACAAGTACGCTTGTTTAATGCTCATCCAACCGGAGCATTAAATAAAGCAGAACGTCTGGAGTCCATTATGGGAGACGGAGGTCTTGCCAACTGCGGAAACTCTCAGAACTGTGTCCAGTCATGTCCTAAAGGCATTCCTTTAACGACTTCAATTGCTGCACTTAACAGAGATACAACGTTCCAGGCATTCCGTAATTTCTTCGGAAGCGATCAAGTTTAA
- a CDS encoding XTP/dITP diphosphatase yields the protein MKEVIIATKNAGKLIEFQSILSQYDLKAISLLDLEDSPEVEETGSTFEENAVLKAEAISKLYGKMAIADDSGLSVDYLGGEPGVYSARYAGAEKSDAANIEKVLLKLKGVSKEERNARFRCALALSEPGRETVTVEGSVEGYITEEPVGGNGFGYDPIFLVKDKAKTMAQLTKEEKNKISHRAVALQKLAKLLNA from the coding sequence ATGAAGGAAGTTATTATTGCAACGAAAAATGCAGGCAAATTAATTGAATTTCAATCAATCTTATCTCAGTATGATCTAAAGGCCATTTCATTACTGGACCTTGAAGATTCGCCAGAAGTTGAAGAAACTGGTTCAACGTTTGAAGAAAATGCCGTTTTAAAAGCGGAGGCTATTTCAAAACTTTACGGAAAAATGGCCATTGCGGATGATTCCGGACTATCAGTAGATTATCTTGGCGGTGAACCTGGGGTTTATTCAGCACGCTATGCAGGAGCTGAGAAAAGTGATGCAGCCAATATCGAAAAAGTGCTGCTGAAGCTGAAGGGTGTTTCAAAGGAAGAACGGAATGCAAGATTCCGGTGCGCTCTGGCACTCTCTGAACCTGGCCGTGAAACCGTCACAGTAGAAGGTTCAGTTGAGGGCTATATTACAGAGGAGCCTGTTGGCGGGAATGGATTCGGATACGATCCCATTTTCTTAGTGAAAGATAAAGCAAAAACGATGGCGCAATTAACAAAGGAAGAGAAAAATAAAATCAGCCATCGCGCAGTTGCGCTGCAAAAGCTTGCAAAATTGCTTAATGCCTGA